In Callithrix jacchus isolate 240 chromosome 18, calJac240_pri, whole genome shotgun sequence, one DNA window encodes the following:
- the PRPF3 gene encoding U4/U6 small nuclear ribonucleoprotein Prp3, with translation MALSKRELDELKPWIEKTVKRVLGFSEPTVVTAALNCVGKGMDKKKAADHLKPFLDDSTLRFVDKLFEAVEEGRSSRHSKSSSDRSRKRELKEVFGDDSEISKESSGVKKRRIPRFEEVEEEPEVIPGPPSESPGMLTKLQIKQMMEAATRQIEERKKQLSFISPPTPQPKTPSSSQPERLPIGNTIQPSQAATFMNDAIEKARKAAELQARIQAQLALKPGLIGNANMVGLANLHAMGIAPPKVELKDQTKPTPLILDEQGRTVDATGKEIELTHRMPTLKANIRAVKREQFKQQLKEKPSEDMESNTFFDPRVSIAPSQRQRRTFKFHDKGKFEKIAQRLRTKAQLEKLQAEISQAARKTGIHTSTRLALIAPKKELKEGDIPEIEWWDSYIIPNGFDLTEENPKREDYFGITNLVEHPAQLNPPVDNDTPVTLGVYLTKKEQKKLRRQTRREAQKELQEKVRLGLMPPPEPKVRISNLMRVLGTEAVQDPTKVEAHVRAQMAKRQKAHEEANAARKLTAEQRKVKKIKKLKEDISQGVHISVYRVRNLSNPAKKFKIEANAGQLYLTGVVVLHKDVNVVVVEGGPKAQKKFKRLMLHRIKWDEQTSNTKGDDDEESDEEAVKKTNKCVLVWEGTAKDRSFGEMKFKQCPTENMAREHFKKHGAEHYWDLALSESVLESTD, from the exons ATGGCATTGTCTAAGAGGGAGCTGGATGAGCTGAAACCATGGATAGAGAAGACAGTGAAGAGGGTGCTGGGTTTCTCAGAGCCTACAGTGGTCACAGCAGCATTGAACTGTGTGGGGAAGGGCATGGACAAGAAAAAGGCGGCTG ATCATCTGAAACCTTTTCTTGATGATTCTACTCTGCGATTTGTGGACAAACTGTTTGAGGCTGTGGAGGAAGGCCGAAGCTCTAGGCATTCCAAGTCTAGCAGTGACAGGAGCAGAAAACGAGAGCTAAAG GAGGTGTTTGGTGATGACTCTGAGATCTCTAAGGAATCATCAGGAGTAAAGAAGCGACGAATACCCCGTTTTGAGGAGGTGGAAGAAGAGCCAGAGGTGATTCCTGGACCTCCATCAGAGAGCCCTGGCATGCTGACTAAGCTCCAG ATCAAACAGATGATGGAGGCAGCAACACGACAAATTGAGGAGAGGAAAAAGCAGCTGAGCTTCATTAGCCCGCCTACACCTCAG CCAAAGACTCCTTCTTCCTCCCAACCAGAGCGACTTCCAATTGGCAACACTATTCAACCCTCCCAGGCTGCCACTTTCATGAATGATGCCATTGAGAAGGCAAGGAAAGCAGCTGAACTACAAGCTCGAATCCAAGCCCAGCTGGCACTGAAGCCAGGACTCATTGGCAATGCCAACATGGTGGGCCTGGCTAATCTCCATGCCATGGGCATTGCTCCCCC GAAGGTGGAGTTAAAAGACCAAACTAAACCCACACCACTGATCCTAGATGAGCAAGGGCGCACTGTAGATGCAACAGGCAAGGAGATTGAGCTGACACACCGCATGCCTACTCTGAAGGCCAATATTCGTGCTGTGAAGAGGGAACAATTCAAGCAACAGCTAAAGGAAAAGCCATCAGAAGACATGGAGTCCAATACCTTTTTTGACCCCCGAGTCTCCATTGCCCCTTCCCAGCGCCAGAGACGCACTTTTAAATTCCATGACAAGGGCAAATTTGAGAAGATTGCTCAGCGATTACGGACAAAG gctCAACTGGAGAAGCTACAGGCAGAGATTTCACAAGCAGCTCGAAAAACAGGCATACATACTTCGACTAGGCTTGCCCTCATTGCTCCTAAGAAGGAGCTAAAGGAAGGAGATATCCCTGAAATTGAGTGGTGGGACTCTTACATAATCCCCAATGGCTTTGATCT TACAGAGGAAAATCCCAAGAGAGAAGATTATTTTGGAATCACAAATCTTGTTGAACATCCAGCCCAACTCAATCCTCCAG TTGACAATGATACACCAGTTACGCTGGGAGTATATCTTACcaagaaggaacagaaaaaactTCGGAGACAAACAAGGAGGGAAGCACAGAAAGAACTACAAGAAAAAGTCAGGCTGGGCCTAATGCCTCCTCCAGAACCCAAAG TGAGAATTTCTAATTTGATGCGAGTATTAGGAACAGAAGCTGTTCAAGACCCCACGAAGGTAGAAGCCCATGTCCGAGCTCAGATGGCAAAAAGGCAGAA AGCGCATGAAGAGGCCAACGCTGCCCGAAAGCTCACGGCAGAACAGAGAAAggtcaagaaaattaaaaagcttaaagAAGACATTTCACAGGGGGTACACATATCTGTATATAG AGTGCGAAATTTGAGCAACCCAGCCAAGAAGTTCAAGATTGAGGCCAATGCTGGGCAACTGTACCTGACAGGGGTGGTGGTACTGCACAAGGATGTCAACGTGGTAGTAGTGGAAGGGG GCCCCAAGGCCCAGAAGAAATTTAAGCGTCTTATGCTGCATCGGATAAAGTGGGATGAACAGACATCTAACACGAAGGGAGATG ATGATGAGGAATCTGATGAGGAAGCTGTGAAGAAAACCAACAAATGTGTACTAGTCTGGGAG GGTACAGCCAAAGACCGGAGTTTTGGAGAGATGAAGTTTAAACAGTGTCCTACAGAAAACATGGCTCGTGAGCATTTCA